The Spiroplasma clarkii genome has a window encoding:
- a CDS encoding PTS sugar transporter subunit IIB gives MENKINIVASRIDQRLLHGQATMFVKKLNANLVIVCNDAAATDKIQQNLMKVCISSDIGLRFFTVRQTIDLIWKASPEQKIIIIIGNVKDAYDLVMGGVPLTQINIGNIHSSSGRKKLNRFINLSEEESKMLAQMYKEKNVKFSNYGLSTDVTDSPLDWEGILNKWI, from the coding sequence ATGGAGAATAAAATTAATATTGTTGCTTCAAGAATTGACCAAAGGTTATTGCATGGACAAGCTACTATGTTTGTTAAAAAACTTAATGCTAATTTGGTAATTGTGTGTAATGATGCCGCAGCCACTGATAAAATCCAACAAAATTTAATGAAGGTGTGTATCTCAAGTGACATTGGGTTAAGATTCTTTACAGTGCGACAAACAATTGATCTTATTTGAAAAGCAAGTCCTGAACAAAAAATCATTATTATCATTGGAAATGTGAAAGATGCCTATGACTTGGTAATGGGAGGTGTCCCACTCACTCAAATCAACATTGGCAATATTCACAGTTCTAGTGGTCGAAAAAAACTGAATCGATTTATAAATCTTTCAGAAGAGGAGTCTAAAATGTTAGCACAAATGTATAAAGAGAAAAATGTTAAATTCTCAAATTATGGTTTAAGCACAGATGTCACAGATAGCCCTCTGGATTGAGAAGGGATACTTAATAAATGGATATAA
- a CDS encoding heparinase II/III family protein — MKNNINLYEQFAVENLTELHNWCKNFDNKNNELKYLEEIVDYNLKNNQQTVSNTILEAELVVDNKFHFIDPWDMERCEQLISFTEINWEHKYNGDPEWMYMICRMSFLKKLARAYAYTKNPKFANKIIALVKYFSTKYSDYNGNENTTWRTIDAGTRFSNLIYAFLIIKNCEIISENDIEMFFKVFLKHIEFLTVKYESWKRLSNWGILQSLPLLQFSLIFKEIFLESNNLFELAMERLTQSLKIQILADGGHWEKSPLYHNEVLDTFSKVVNLCLINSIEIEDWILKKIILAHEYNLKILKPDRTQPMQGDSDNTNLTSRLQVAALLFQRQDFKFFTGETVYEENVWDYGFMLTKNYQNLKSKVPAFKSFCFPVLGEGYYRSSWEQDADWLWFSCGSLGSGHGHGNSLHFSLTINGKDFLIDPGRYTYKGTDKNREYLKSQAAHNTIIVDDTPTQKFKGSWEITKTPRYICANMQEYNNEYTFFEGTDLGRVDNGQVINRQILIVDNFATIIVDDLFNYANITNVKNNFILDKNVNVKEFENYFEMTNNGTSIYFYNLNQVKPKILRAVVSYNYNSIEDSKKVVCEISNPKTGMINIFAKSKLNIKKHDVFNKENIKLNDKKFKSFTLTNNNQSYTIYFAFEELVGGSPLVYINHETFYGKVVAKNNNSGQVTIIK; from the coding sequence ATGAAAAATAATATAAACCTTTATGAACAATTTGCTGTTGAAAATTTAACTGAGCTACATAACTGATGCAAAAACTTTGATAATAAAAATAATGAACTTAAATACCTTGAAGAAATTGTTGATTATAATTTAAAAAATAACCAACAAACAGTTTCAAACACAATTCTTGAAGCTGAATTAGTTGTAGATAATAAATTTCATTTTATTGATCCATGAGATATGGAAAGATGTGAGCAGTTAATCTCATTTACTGAAATTAATTGAGAGCATAAATACAATGGAGATCCAGAATGAATGTATATGATTTGTAGAATGTCATTTTTAAAAAAATTAGCAAGAGCATATGCTTATACAAAAAATCCAAAATTTGCAAATAAAATAATCGCTCTTGTTAAATATTTTTCAACTAAGTATAGTGACTATAATGGCAATGAAAACACAACCTGAAGAACAATTGATGCAGGAACTAGATTTTCAAATTTAATCTATGCTTTTTTGATAATTAAAAATTGTGAGATAATCTCAGAAAATGACATTGAAATGTTTTTTAAAGTATTTTTAAAGCATATTGAATTTCTTACTGTTAAATATGAAAGTTGAAAACGTTTGTCTAATTGAGGAATTTTACAATCTCTGCCCTTGTTGCAATTTTCACTAATTTTTAAAGAGATATTTCTTGAAAGTAATAATCTTTTTGAACTTGCAATGGAAAGATTAACTCAATCACTTAAAATTCAAATTTTAGCTGATGGAGGTCATTGAGAAAAATCACCTCTATATCATAATGAGGTGCTAGACACTTTTTCAAAAGTTGTAAACTTGTGCTTGATTAATAGTATAGAGATTGAAGATTGGATTCTTAAAAAAATAATTTTAGCTCATGAATATAATCTAAAAATTTTAAAACCAGATCGAACTCAACCAATGCAAGGAGACAGTGACAATACAAACTTAACTTCAAGATTACAAGTTGCTGCCTTATTATTTCAAAGACAAGATTTTAAATTCTTTACTGGTGAGACAGTTTATGAAGAGAATGTTTGAGATTATGGTTTTATGTTAACTAAAAATTATCAAAACCTAAAAAGTAAAGTTCCAGCATTCAAATCATTTTGTTTTCCAGTATTGGGTGAAGGGTATTATCGATCAAGTTGAGAGCAAGATGCTGATTGATTGTGGTTTTCTTGTGGTTCACTTGGTTCAGGTCATGGTCATGGAAATAGCTTGCACTTTAGTTTGACAATTAATGGTAAAGATTTTCTTATAGACCCAGGACGTTACACTTACAAAGGAACTGATAAAAATAGAGAATATTTAAAAAGTCAAGCAGCACATAATACAATTATTGTTGATGATACTCCAACTCAAAAATTTAAAGGTTCATGAGAAATAACTAAAACTCCAAGATATATCTGTGCAAATATGCAAGAATACAACAATGAATACACCTTTTTTGAAGGAACAGATCTTGGAAGGGTTGATAATGGTCAAGTTATTAATAGACAAATTTTAATAGTAGATAACTTTGCAACAATTATTGTTGATGATCTTTTTAATTATGCAAATATCACAAATGTAAAAAATAATTTTATACTTGATAAAAATGTAAATGTAAAAGAGTTTGAAAATTACTTTGAAATGACAAACAATGGCACTAGTATTTATTTTTATAATCTAAATCAAGTTAAACCAAAAATTTTAAGAGCTGTTGTTTCATATAATTATAATTCAATTGAAGATTCAAAAAAAGTTGTTTGTGAAATTTCAAATCCAAAAACTGGAATGATAAATATTTTTGCAAAAAGTAAATTAAATATTAAGAAGCATGATGTTTTCAATAAAGAAAACATCAAGTTAAATGATAAAAAATTTAAATCTTTTACTTTGACAAACAACAATCAAAGCTATACAATCTATTTTGCTTTTGAAGAACTGGTTGGTGGAAGTCCATTGGTTTACATTAATCATGAAACTTTCTATGGCAAAGTTGTTGCTAAAAATAATAATTCAGGTCAAGTAACTATTATTAAATAA
- a CDS encoding PTS sugar transporter subunit IIC, with the protein MDINFGQALGIAIWSGFIISGPIFTPLMGMLKPMFSGLVIGLILGNVELGLIAGGTFDLAYLGFGRAGGANPPSNAAPAIFGVIWVVTLGMDIQVALSLTFPLAVFIAFMNTFIFSIMAPTSKIVEPAIRAKNKLGYYFLANSTLFVLFILGVSIGFAACYSLDGINEAIQSLPQWLMNVFKVSGNLLPGVGFAIILSIMMKKSYIPFALLGYFGTSYLGLGSIPLVILGVIVAAIILLVEKNNKNYFDEKIKDFSNNNINGGVVNGI; encoded by the coding sequence ATGGATATAAATTTTGGTCAAGCCCTAGGGATTGCTATCTGAAGTGGCTTTATAATTTCAGGACCTATTTTTACACCATTAATGGGTATGCTTAAACCTATGTTTTCAGGATTAGTAATTGGTTTAATCTTGGGAAATGTTGAATTGGGATTAATTGCTGGAGGAACATTTGATTTAGCTTATCTAGGATTTGGTAGAGCAGGTGGAGCTAATCCACCATCAAACGCAGCACCAGCAATTTTTGGAGTAATTTGAGTGGTTACTTTAGGAATGGATATTCAAGTGGCTTTATCACTTACTTTCCCATTGGCTGTTTTCATTGCTTTTATGAATACCTTCATATTTTCAATTATGGCACCAACTTCAAAAATTGTTGAACCAGCAATTAGAGCAAAGAATAAATTAGGATATTACTTCCTTGCCAATTCAACTTTATTTGTCTTATTTATTTTGGGGGTTTCTATTGGCTTTGCTGCTTGTTACTCACTTGATGGTATTAATGAAGCAATTCAAAGTTTACCACAATGATTGATGAATGTTTTTAAAGTTAGTGGTAACTTACTACCTGGAGTTGGATTTGCAATTATTTTAAGTATTATGATGAAAAAGAGTTACATTCCCTTTGCTTTATTGGGCTACTTTGGTACATCATACTTAGGATTAGGATCAATTCCACTAGTAATTTTAGGAGTAATTGTTGCTGCAATTATTCTACTTGTTGAAAAAAACAACAAAAATTATTTTGATGAAAAAATTAAAGATTTTTCAAATAACAATATAAATGGAGGTGTAGTTAATGGTATCTAG
- the yajC gene encoding preprotein translocase subunit YajC, translated as MPEYVYWIVIGLMSFVVLYLAFVLPFFRRKTNKKAQTKHSELVNTIKVGSKVIIMGGIYGEIVKFDKYLMHLKIAENVVIVVDRNSIYG; from the coding sequence ATGCCAGAGTATGTTTACTGAATAGTTATTGGTTTAATGTCTTTTGTTGTTTTATATTTAGCATTTGTGCTACCATTTTTTAGAAGAAAAACAAATAAAAAAGCACAAACAAAGCACAGTGAACTGGTAAATACCATTAAAGTAGGTTCGAAAGTCATAATAATGGGTGGAATCTACGGAGAAATTGTGAAATTTGATAAGTATTTAATGCACTTAAAGATTGCAGAAAATGTAGTAATTGTTGTTGACCGAAACTCAATTTATGGGTAA
- a CDS encoding glycoside hydrolase family 35 protein, whose protein sequence is MSKKLEIKDGFYINNTKTKIVSGAIHYFRVVPEYWEDRIIKLIEMGCNTIETYVPWNLHEPYEGNFCFEGIADLNHFLELCTKHQLNIILRLSPYICAEWEFGGFPGWLLKYDNLRLRSDCAIFLQKVDNFYKKIAPIVGQHLGKNGGNIIMLQVENEYGSFSYDKEYLLKIYNIMVKYGLDYNLFTADGPWDNLMQQGAIPNLALPTGNFGSNAPERFKNQLEFTKNKDLLMCMEFWDGWFDCWGDKKHNTRAAAEATTELEAALKLGSVNLYMFHGGTNFGFWNGSNFKDKLLPRVTSYDYDAPLSEAGERRTKFFAFQNAIKKYLQTPVKKTLSVELNQNFSGSFSNPKKYSLLDNLETVCRKKVWNKYPQNMEKLNQNYGYIVYKNIFTSTYNFEGKLELFDTNDRVHIYVNKVLTAIIENENIKNGVTIPIVTGENEIIVMVENLGRVNYGPYIHMQKKGIVDNVTLDKIILINWEHYVLDFENIADLYNHNFFETFTYQGSPILNIFNLSDTNIFQDTFIDTSKYHKGQIFVNDFNLGRYWKIGPQKNLYVPKYLFKAKSNKVLIFETDCVGISELLFSNKESL, encoded by the coding sequence ATGTCTAAGAAATTAGAAATTAAAGATGGATTTTATATCAATAATACCAAAACCAAAATTGTTTCTGGGGCAATTCACTATTTTAGAGTTGTGCCTGAGTATTGAGAAGACAGAATTATCAAACTTATTGAAATGGGTTGTAATACAATTGAAACTTATGTGCCCTGAAATTTGCATGAACCATATGAAGGTAATTTTTGTTTTGAAGGAATTGCTGATTTAAATCACTTTTTAGAATTATGCACAAAACATCAGTTAAATATCATTTTAAGACTTTCACCTTACATATGTGCTGAATGAGAATTTGGTGGTTTTCCTGGCTGACTCTTAAAGTATGATAACCTAAGACTGCGAAGTGATTGTGCTATTTTTTTGCAAAAAGTTGACAATTTCTATAAGAAAATTGCACCAATTGTTGGTCAACATTTAGGTAAAAATGGGGGCAACATAATTATGTTACAAGTTGAAAATGAGTATGGATCATTTTCATATGATAAAGAATATCTGCTTAAAATCTACAACATTATGGTTAAATATGGATTGGATTATAACTTATTTACAGCAGATGGCCCATGAGATAATTTAATGCAGCAAGGAGCAATTCCAAATTTAGCATTACCAACAGGTAATTTTGGTTCTAATGCACCAGAAAGATTTAAAAATCAACTAGAGTTTACTAAAAATAAAGATTTATTAATGTGTATGGAATTTTGAGATGGTTGGTTTGATTGTTGGGGTGATAAAAAACATAACACCAGAGCAGCTGCCGAAGCCACCACAGAATTAGAAGCTGCATTAAAGCTGGGGAGTGTTAATTTATATATGTTTCATGGAGGCACAAACTTTGGGTTTTGAAATGGTTCAAATTTCAAAGATAAACTTTTACCAAGAGTAACATCATATGATTATGATGCCCCATTGAGTGAAGCGGGTGAAAGGAGGACTAAATTTTTTGCTTTTCAAAATGCAATTAAAAAATACTTGCAAACTCCTGTTAAAAAAACTCTAAGTGTTGAATTAAATCAAAATTTTAGTGGGAGTTTTTCAAACCCAAAAAAATATTCTTTACTAGACAATCTAGAAACTGTTTGTAGAAAGAAAGTCTGAAATAAGTATCCACAAAATATGGAGAAGCTTAATCAAAACTATGGATACATTGTTTATAAGAATATTTTTACCTCAACTTACAATTTTGAAGGCAAACTAGAGTTATTTGATACAAATGATAGGGTACATATTTATGTGAATAAAGTTTTGACTGCCATTATTGAAAATGAAAACATCAAAAATGGGGTTACCATCCCAATTGTGACTGGAGAAAATGAAATCATTGTTATGGTAGAAAATCTAGGAAGAGTAAATTATGGTCCCTATATTCATATGCAAAAGAAAGGCATTGTGGACAATGTTACTTTAGACAAGATAATTCTTATTAACTGAGAACATTATGTTTTGGATTTTGAAAATATTGCAGATTTATACAATCATAATTTTTTTGAAACCTTTACTTATCAAGGTTCTCCCATATTAAATATTTTCAACTTAAGTGATACTAACATTTTTCAAGACACATTCATAGACACTTCAAAATATCACAAAGGTCAAATTTTTGTCAATGACTTTAATTTAGGAAGGTATTGAAAAATTGGTCCCCAAAAAAATTTGTATGTTCCAAAGTACCTGTTCAAAGCAAAATCTAATAAAGTACTAATCTTTGAAACAGATTGTGTGGGCATTAGTGAACTCCTATTTTCCAATAAAGAAAGTTTGTAA
- a CDS encoding PTS system mannose/fructose/sorbose family transporter subunit IID — MVSSSQIESVDTVEMYQDGTSANPGKTSKSIVAKIIALTWFTLANAFNYATMQGIGYGFILYPALKQIFKNDPARLNHELIENSTFFNCNNSWTPLIIALHIKMLEAGASTKEAIMVKLSLMGPLAGIGDTLYSFTMVPVFTIIGVQFSQNGSAFGAILSVVALSLYFFAVMLSVTLLGLKMGEKIVDDLAQTMKTISLMASIIGITVIVGLSLTFVKFNLDISWTQAVGSGQKSNSIKEILDNVAPNLLPVTAISTYVALISKAKWSVIKVIMFTFVVAIVGATVGFITPA; from the coding sequence ATGGTATCTAGTAGTCAAATTGAATCAGTTGATACTGTAGAGATGTACCAAGATGGTACTTCAGCAAATCCTGGTAAAACTAGTAAATCAATTGTAGCAAAAATAATTGCTTTAACTTGATTTACATTAGCAAATGCATTTAACTATGCAACAATGCAAGGAATTGGCTATGGTTTTATCCTTTATCCTGCACTAAAACAAATCTTTAAAAATGATCCAGCTAGGTTAAATCATGAACTTATTGAAAATTCAACTTTCTTTAACTGTAATAATTCATGAACACCACTAATCATTGCCTTGCACATTAAAATGCTGGAAGCCGGAGCTTCAACTAAAGAAGCTATTATGGTTAAACTCTCACTAATGGGGCCATTGGCCGGAATTGGAGACACATTGTATTCATTTACTATGGTTCCAGTGTTTACCATTATTGGGGTACAATTTTCTCAAAATGGAAGTGCTTTTGGAGCAATTCTATCAGTGGTAGCTTTATCACTTTACTTCTTTGCTGTTATGCTTTCAGTAACCTTATTAGGTTTAAAAATGGGTGAAAAAATTGTTGATGATCTAGCACAAACTATGAAAACTATTTCATTAATGGCTTCAATTATTGGTATTACTGTAATTGTTGGTCTCTCATTAACATTCGTAAAATTTAACTTAGATATTTCTTGAACTCAAGCAGTAGGTAGTGGTCAAAAATCAAATAGTATTAAAGAGATTTTAGATAATGTGGCCCCAAATTTACTACCTGTAACTGCAATTTCAACATATGTAGCTTTGATCAGTAAAGCCAAATGATCGGTTATTAAAGTCATTATGTTTACTTTTGTAGTAGCTATTGTTGGAGCAACAGTTGGGTTCATTACTCCTGCTTAG
- a CDS encoding glycoside hydrolase family 88 protein: MKNIDKAVNHIVEKMEQNYLTLNNLFPDSHTICGKYPKVSNYLIEAGWTSGFWTGMLWMMTMYSKEKKYQLLAEYHLTSFRARLREEILINHHDLGFLFLPSAYSQYKLTNFSKAKDTVVWAADKLCERFVVPGEYIQAWGEIDKNKNGKFIIDCNLNVPLLFKAHDLTGEQKYLDIAVKHLKTASQLLIRNDGSTFHSFNMNAIDGKPLFGETVQGFSDTSCWSRGQAWAVYGFAIAYKRTGLEIFKQPYFKVTSYFIKNLPNDLVPYWDLVFTDADSATQEKDTSAAAIFINGVLTMSETLGEENSEFKDIAIKCLESLTQNYLSDQNSEGILSQGVYNKKLNVGVNESVIWGDFYFMQAIFLLKGLDFYKIWE, translated from the coding sequence ATGAAAAACATAGATAAAGCAGTTAACCATATTGTAGAAAAAATGGAGCAAAATTATTTAACATTAAATAATCTTTTTCCTGATTCACATACAATTTGTGGGAAATACCCAAAAGTAAGCAATTATTTAATAGAGGCTGGGTGAACTTCTGGATTTTGAACTGGTATGCTATGGATGATGACGATGTATAGTAAAGAAAAAAAATATCAATTACTTGCTGAATATCATCTAACTTCATTTCGTGCAAGACTTAGAGAAGAAATTTTGATCAATCATCATGATTTAGGCTTTTTGTTTTTACCATCAGCTTATTCACAGTACAAACTAACAAATTTTTCAAAAGCCAAAGACACAGTTGTTTGAGCTGCTGATAAACTTTGTGAAAGGTTTGTAGTTCCAGGTGAATACATTCAAGCATGAGGTGAAATAGATAAAAATAAAAATGGGAAATTTATTATTGATTGTAATCTGAATGTACCTTTATTATTTAAAGCACATGACTTGACTGGTGAACAAAAATATTTAGACATTGCTGTAAAACATTTAAAAACAGCAAGTCAATTATTAATTAGAAATGATGGTAGTACTTTTCATTCATTTAATATGAATGCAATTGATGGAAAACCTTTATTTGGAGAAACAGTTCAAGGGTTCTCTGATACTTCATGTTGGTCAAGAGGTCAAGCTTGAGCAGTTTACGGTTTTGCTATTGCTTACAAAAGAACTGGTTTAGAAATTTTTAAACAACCTTACTTTAAAGTAACAAGTTACTTTATTAAAAACTTACCAAATGATTTAGTTCCATATTGAGATTTAGTTTTTACAGATGCAGATAGTGCAACGCAAGAAAAAGATACATCAGCTGCAGCAATATTTATTAATGGGGTTTTAACTATGAGTGAAACTCTTGGTGAAGAAAATAGTGAATTTAAAGATATTGCTATAAAATGTTTAGAAAGTCTAACCCAAAATTATCTTTCAGATCAAAATAGTGAAGGGATTTTAAGTCAAGGTGTTTACAATAAAAAATTAAATGTTGGAGTTAATGAATCAGTTATTTGAGGAGACTTTTATTTTATGCAAGCAATTTTTTTATTAAAAGGTTTAGATTTTTATAAAATTTGAGAATAA
- a CDS encoding MurR/RpiR family transcriptional regulator: MEFSILSKIKSACKLDLAENGIYVSIANILLEKLNVLDKISIISLSKEANVSPASITRFARKFGYSGWKDFIEALKREYNMSSTPIVSNSSKSKLLLYAKTITNSITAVAKENANSIDEVVAKLDNFKDCIYLFGIGANMDVIKIFSSELSALGFNVRYDSDYANQIRLSKIAKHEDLVFIFSHSMIGETIEAIFSNIKNQQCEIVLISHNKISDTIFINVPQNEAVHKNSHSKSSFAMLFLAYAIINNIIEIKLKNEKRTN; encoded by the coding sequence ATGGAGTTTTCAATATTATCAAAAATAAAATCTGCTTGCAAATTAGATTTAGCAGAGAATGGTATTTATGTTTCAATTGCAAACATTCTACTTGAAAAATTAAATGTTCTTGATAAAATTTCAATCATTTCATTATCAAAAGAAGCAAATGTTTCACCAGCTTCAATAACTAGATTTGCTCGAAAATTTGGTTACAGTGGTTGAAAAGATTTTATTGAAGCTCTTAAACGTGAATATAATATGTCATCAACTCCAATTGTTAGTAACTCAAGTAAATCCAAATTATTGTTATATGCAAAAACAATTACAAACTCGATCACTGCAGTAGCAAAAGAAAATGCTAATTCAATTGATGAAGTTGTTGCAAAACTAGATAATTTTAAAGATTGTATTTATCTTTTTGGTATTGGAGCCAACATGGATGTTATTAAAATTTTTAGTAGTGAACTTTCGGCATTGGGTTTTAATGTGAGATATGATTCAGATTATGCAAACCAAATTCGATTATCAAAAATTGCAAAACATGAAGATCTAGTATTTATTTTTTCTCATTCAATGATTGGGGAAACTATTGAAGCAATCTTTTCAAATATAAAAAATCAACAATGTGAAATAGTTTTAATTTCACATAATAAAATTAGTGACACAATTTTCATTAATGTCCCACAAAATGAAGCAGTACATAAAAATAGTCATTCAAAAAGTTCTTTTGCAATGTTATTTTTAGCATATGCAATTATCAACAACATTATTGAAATTAAATTAAAAAATGAAAAAAGGACGAATTAA
- a CDS encoding PTS sugar transporter subunit IIA: protein MYKILLTGHGKFCEGLIDVFEMLTGEIGVLESLALTKDMEFDVFAKLVANKINQDNWIILADIIGGTPMKVFLEKLHHQNNNSVLIAGINLPLLLDIYFKIGNECNEIEKIKKIIRESIEQSRENMEMFDSSFIRGE, encoded by the coding sequence ATGTACAAAATTTTATTAACAGGACATGGTAAGTTTTGTGAAGGTTTAATTGATGTTTTTGAAATGTTAACTGGGGAAATTGGAGTGCTTGAAAGTTTAGCTTTAACCAAAGACATGGAATTTGATGTTTTTGCCAAGCTAGTTGCAAATAAAATTAATCAAGATAATTGAATAATTTTAGCAGATATCATTGGAGGAACTCCAATGAAGGTTTTTTTAGAAAAACTTCACCACCAAAATAACAATTCAGTTTTAATTGCTGGAATAAATTTACCATTGTTATTAGATATATACTTTAAAATTGGTAACGAATGTAATGAGATTGAAAAAATAAAAAAAATTATTAGAGAATCAATTGAGCAATCAAGAGAAAACATGGAAATGTTTGATTCTAGTTTTATAAGAGGTGAATAA
- a CDS encoding MurR/RpiR family transcriptional regulator, with amino-acid sequence MDEKVSLLYKIEEIKKNGQNPVYKSIAGAVLLNLPRIGELKVSTIAKTAQVSTSSVTRFSQMLGASGFKELAFSLVWERDLQTKNYRSEIVENVSNISHKLPEVEKLFVSKLWTANRSDCKSICNIASVLKQNKVVFLFGTGEYAQLLQIFKNDLMWEDKTIIFSSDLDNQVHYSKNISKNDVAFFVDDAMIGNEFLEILKNVQAKTNKICMLTFNSRIFEPNIYWLNLLAISGKNKVAKLAFVILVLKTIIALMGGEKLNV; translated from the coding sequence ATGGATGAAAAAGTATCTCTACTTTACAAGATTGAAGAAATTAAAAAAAATGGCCAAAACCCAGTTTACAAAAGTATTGCTGGAGCTGTCTTATTAAATCTGCCAAGAATTGGTGAACTTAAAGTTAGCACAATTGCCAAAACAGCACAAGTTTCAACTTCATCTGTAACCCGATTTTCTCAAATGCTTGGTGCAAGTGGCTTTAAAGAACTAGCATTTAGTTTGGTTTGAGAAAGAGATTTACAAACAAAAAATTATCGCTCAGAGATTGTTGAAAATGTTTCAAACATTTCACACAAACTCCCAGAGGTTGAAAAACTCTTTGTTTCAAAGCTTTGAACTGCTAATAGAAGTGATTGTAAATCAATTTGTAATATTGCTTCAGTTCTTAAACAAAATAAAGTTGTCTTTCTTTTTGGAACTGGAGAATATGCCCAACTGTTGCAAATATTTAAAAATGATTTGATGTGAGAAGATAAAACCATTATCTTTTCATCAGATTTAGATAACCAAGTCCATTATTCTAAAAATATTTCAAAAAATGATGTGGCATTTTTTGTGGATGATGCTATGATTGGCAATGAATTTTTAGAAATCTTAAAAAATGTTCAAGCAAAAACAAATAAAATCTGTATGTTAACTTTTAATTCCCGAATTTTTGAACCAAATATTTATTGATTAAATTTACTAGCAATCTCAGGGAAAAATAAAGTAGCTAAATTGGCTTTTGTTATTTTGGTCTTGAAAACTATTATAGCACTAATGGGAGGAGAAAAACTCAATGTCTAA